In a genomic window of Erinaceus europaeus chromosome 12, mEriEur2.1, whole genome shotgun sequence:
- the ASPA gene encoding aspartoacylase, with protein MTSYRVSEDTIKKVAIFGGTHGNELTGVYLVKHWLENGAEIQRTGLEVKPFITNPRAVKKCTRYIDCDLNRVFDLENLGKEMLEDLPYEVRRAQEINHLFGPKDSEDFCDIIFDLHNTTANMGCTLILEDSRNNFLIQMFHYIKTSLAPLPCYVYLTEHPSLKYATTRSIAKYPVGIEVGPQPQGVLRADILDQMRKIIKHALDFIQKFNTGKEFPPCAIEVYKIIEKVDYPRNENGEIIAVIHPNLQDQDWKPLRPGDPVFLTLDGKTIPLGGDCIVYPVFVNEAAYYEKKEAFAKTTKLTLNAKSIHSTLR; from the exons ATGACTTCTTACCGTGTTTCTGAAGATACTATAAAAAAGGTTGCTATCTTCGGAGGAACTCATGGCAATGAACTAACAGGGGTATATCTAGTTAAGCACTGGCTAGAGAATGGTGCTGAGATTCAGAGAACAGGACTGGAAGTAAAGCCGTTTATTACCAACCCaagagcagtgaagaagtgtaCCAGATACATTGATTGTGACCTGAATCGAGTTTTTGACCTTGAAAATCTTGG CAAAGAAATGTTAGAGGATTTGCCATATGAAGTAAGAAGGGCTCaagaaataaatcatttatttGGTCCAAAAGACAGTGAAGATTTCTGCGACATCATTTTTGACCTTCACAACACTACTGCTAACATGGGGTGCACTCTTATTCTTGAAGACTCCAGGAATAACTTTTTAATTCAGATGTTTCATTATATTAAG ACTTCTTTGGCTCCATTACCCTGCTATGTTTATCTTACTGAGCATCCTTCCCTCAAATATGCAACCACGCGTTCTATAGCCAAGTATCCTGTTG GTATAGAAGTTGGTCCTCAGCCTCAAGGGGTTCTGAGAGCTGATATTTTGGATCAGATGAGAAAAATCATTAAGCACGCTCTTGATTTTATACAGAAGTTCAATACAG GAAAAGAATTTCCTCCATGTGCTATCGAAGTCTATAAGATAATAGAGAAAGTTGATTATCCCAGGAATGAAAATGGAGAAATTATTGCTGTTATCCACCCTAATCTGCAG GATCAAGATTGGAAACCATTGCGCCCTGGGGATCCCGTGTTTTTAACGCTTGATGGAAAGACTATTCCATTGGGTGGAGACTGTATCGTGTACCCAGTGTTTGTAAACGAGGCTGCATATTATGAAAAGAAAGAAGCTTTTGCAAAAACAACTAAATTAACACTCAACGCAAAGAGTATTCACTCCACTTTACGCTAA